The following coding sequences lie in one Musa acuminata AAA Group cultivar baxijiao chromosome BXJ1-8, Cavendish_Baxijiao_AAA, whole genome shotgun sequence genomic window:
- the LOC135587346 gene encoding phytochrome A-associated F-box protein-like: MTLPSSSSSSSSAATTTTASGGAFCPFALLSDDIVLNILAKLETDPRDWARLACVSSRLSSLVRTVCCPSRCSRSLPSDLLPSTAASAAWPSLHKLCVCCPGLLRAGVLLEHSDFGLERDIGPHRSVPICSSSSTSSSCPPIPPSQIHPETADSCWSLFDDLCSDTIYDHSELQDAALSPIDSSPSETTVRVGSAATKKRKKHQVGPAGAHLASGPWTVSREQGNKLLASRFRGDCLYMCDWPGCVHAEEKRKYMLFRGVFKNFKRSRVWKTISDSNRGKIALGCAFCACRETWDLHSAFCLRRVFGFHDDGEPVVRAYVCENGHVSGAWTERPLYS, translated from the coding sequence ATGACcctaccctcctcctcctcctcctcctcttccgccgCCACCACCACGACCGCCTCCGGGGGAGCCTTTTGCCCCTTCGCCCTCCTGTCCGACGACATCGTCCTCAATATCCTCGCCAAGCTGGAAACCGACCCCCGCGACTGGGCCCGCCTCGCCTGCGTCTCCTCCCGCCTCTCCTCCCTCGTCCGCACCGTCTGCTGCCCCTCCCGCTGCTCCCGATCCCTCCCCTCCGACCTCCTCCCCTCCACCGCAGCCTCCGCCGCTTGGCCGTCCCTCCACAAACTCTGCGTCTGCTGCCCTGGTCTCCTCCGCGCCGGCGTCCTCCTCGAGCACTCTGACTTCGGCCTCGAGCGTGACATCGGCCCCCATCGCTCCGTCCCCATTTGCTCCTCTTCGTCCACCTCCTCCAGTTGTCCCCCGATTCCCCCGTCCCAGATCCACCCGGAGACCGCTGATTCTTGCTGGTCCCTCTTCGACGACCTCTGCTCTGACACCATCTACGACCATTCCGAGTTGCAAGATGCCGCCCTTTCGCCGATCGATTCATCTCCGAGCGAAACTACCGTCAGAGTCGGCTCCGCTGCcaccaagaagaggaagaaacatCAGGTCGGCCCGGCAGGAGCCCATTTGGCTTCCGGGCCTTGGACTGTCAGCCGCGAGCAGGGGAATAAGCTGCTCGCCAGCCGGTTCAGAGGTGATTGTCTCTACATGTGCGACTGGCCTGGATGCGTTCACGCGGAGGAGAAGCGAAAGTATATGCTGTTTAGAGGGGTGTTCAAGAACTTCAAGCGGTCGAGAGTGTGGAAGACGATAAGCGACTCGAATAGGGGCAAGATTGCGTTGGGCTGTGCATTCTGTGCTTGCAGGGAGACATGGGACCTTCACTCTGCATTTTGCTTGAGGAGGGTCTTTGGATTTCATGATGACGGCGAGCCAGTGGTCAGGGCATATGTTTGTGAAAATGGGCATGTCTCAGGGGCATGGACTGAGAGGCCATTGTACTCTTAA
- the LOC103993368 gene encoding serine/arginine-rich splicing factor SR30 isoform X1, with protein sequence MVFPDYKIPLYALIAIRPKAPKPRRRFAKPSRLFPRPGSMSKRYSRTIYVGNLPGDIREREVEDLFYKYGPIIDIDLKIPPRPPGYAFIEFEDPRDAEDAIRGRDGYNFDGHRLRVELAHGGRGQSSSFDRHSSHSSGGRRGGVSRRTEYRVMVTGLPSSASWQDLKDHMRRAGDVCFSEVFRDGGGTIGIVDYTNYDDMKYAIRKLDDSEFRNAFSRAYIRVKEYDSKRSLSRSRSRSRSNSRSPSPARSRSRSRSKSPKEKSSRRSLSRSRSRSASSRSRSASKGRSLSRSRSRSRSPVTSPARDEPVNQSPTKRSPSKSRSRSLSRSRSPVAKSD encoded by the exons ATGGTCTTCCCCGACTATAAGATTCCTCTTTACGCCCTAATCGCCATCCGCCCGAAAGCCCCAAAACCTCGACGCCGATTTGCGAAGCCAAGCCGCCTTTTCCCACGCCCAG GAAGTATGAGTAAGCGATACAGTCGAACCATCTACGTGGGCAATCTCCCCGGTGACATTCGTGAAAGGGAGGTGGAAGATCTGTTCTACAAG TATGGACCCATTATTGATATTGATTTGAAGATTCCTCCAAGGCCTCCAGGTTATGCTTTCATCGAG TTTGAAGATCCTCGTGATGCTGAAGATGCTATTCGTGGACGTGATGGATATAATTTTGATGGTCACAGATTACGA GTGGAACTTGCTCATGGTGGTAGAGGCCAATCTTCATCATTTGATCGACATAGTAGTCATAGTAGTGGGGGACGCCGTGGTGGTGTTTCCAGGCGCACAGAATATCGCG TAATGGTCACTGGTTTGCCTTCGTCAGCATCGTGGCAAGACTTAAAG GATCATATGCGCCGAGCTGGTGATGTCTGCTTTTCTGAAGTTTTTCGTGATGGTGGTG GTACGATTGGAATTGTCGATTATAcaaattatgatgatatgaaatatgCG ATTAGGAAGCTAGATGACTCCGAGTTCCGGAATGCATTTTCGCGGGCATATATAAGA GTGAAGGAGTACGACTCCAAGAGAAGCTTGTCTAGGAGCCGTAGTCGTAGCCGTTCAAACTCAAGAAGCCCAAGTCCGGCTCGCAGCAGGAGTCGGAGCCGAAG CAAGTCTCCTAAGGAAAAGTCATCACGCCGTTCCTTGTCAAGGTCTCGATCAAGATCTGCATCTTCTCGTTCTCGATCAGCATCCAAAGGACGCTCTTTGTCAAG ATCACGATCAAGATCCAGATCTCCTGTAACTTCT CCCGCTCGTGATGAGCCTGTGAACCAAAGTCCTACCAAGCGGAGTCCTAGTAAAAGCAGGAGCAGGAGCTTATCTCGATCTCGATCGCCTGTG GCGAAATCTGATTAG
- the LOC103993368 gene encoding serine/arginine-rich splicing factor SR30 isoform X2, producing the protein MVFPDYKIPLYALIAIRPKAPKPRRRFAKPSRLFPRPGSMSKRYSRTIYVGNLPGDIREREVEDLFYKYGPIIDIDLKIPPRPPGYAFIEFEDPRDAEDAIRGRDGYNFDGHRLRVELAHGGRGQSSSFDRHSSHSSGGRRGGVSRRTEYRVMVTGLPSSASWQDLKDHMRRAGDVCFSEVFRDGGGTIGIVDYTNYDDMKYAIRKLDDSEFRNAFSRAYIRVKEYDSKRSLSRSRSRSRSNSRSPSPARSRSRSRSKSPKEKSSRRSLSRSRSRSASSRSRSASKGRSLSRFGHKRGSLDCILGSGLDLVQMLATLLVL; encoded by the exons ATGGTCTTCCCCGACTATAAGATTCCTCTTTACGCCCTAATCGCCATCCGCCCGAAAGCCCCAAAACCTCGACGCCGATTTGCGAAGCCAAGCCGCCTTTTCCCACGCCCAG GAAGTATGAGTAAGCGATACAGTCGAACCATCTACGTGGGCAATCTCCCCGGTGACATTCGTGAAAGGGAGGTGGAAGATCTGTTCTACAAG TATGGACCCATTATTGATATTGATTTGAAGATTCCTCCAAGGCCTCCAGGTTATGCTTTCATCGAG TTTGAAGATCCTCGTGATGCTGAAGATGCTATTCGTGGACGTGATGGATATAATTTTGATGGTCACAGATTACGA GTGGAACTTGCTCATGGTGGTAGAGGCCAATCTTCATCATTTGATCGACATAGTAGTCATAGTAGTGGGGGACGCCGTGGTGGTGTTTCCAGGCGCACAGAATATCGCG TAATGGTCACTGGTTTGCCTTCGTCAGCATCGTGGCAAGACTTAAAG GATCATATGCGCCGAGCTGGTGATGTCTGCTTTTCTGAAGTTTTTCGTGATGGTGGTG GTACGATTGGAATTGTCGATTATAcaaattatgatgatatgaaatatgCG ATTAGGAAGCTAGATGACTCCGAGTTCCGGAATGCATTTTCGCGGGCATATATAAGA GTGAAGGAGTACGACTCCAAGAGAAGCTTGTCTAGGAGCCGTAGTCGTAGCCGTTCAAACTCAAGAAGCCCAAGTCCGGCTCGCAGCAGGAGTCGGAGCCGAAG CAAGTCTCCTAAGGAAAAGTCATCACGCCGTTCCTTGTCAAGGTCTCGATCAAGATCTGCATCTTCTCGTTCTCGATCAGCATCCAAAGGACGCTCTTTGTCAAG ATTTGGGCATAAGCGGGGATCTCTGGATTGCATATTAGGATCTGGATTGGATTTGGTACAAATGCTTGCAACTCTTTTGGTGTTGTGA
- the LOC135587350 gene encoding mitochondrial zinc maintenance protein 1, mitochondrial-like: MGGTQALAAYRALLRATRKTFAGDTLMLAESAAEIRRKFEENRGVAAEAEVNRLIDEAREASHFISHMIVQAKLSSSGGYVVKPTKEHAGATLEVPSEEFLSKST, from the exons ATGGGGGGAACGCAGGCTCTGGCGGCGTACCGGGCCCTGTTGAGGGCGACGCGGAAGACGTTCGCCGGGGACACGCTGATGCTGGCGGAATCTGCGGCGGAGATCCGGCGGAAGTTCGAGGAGAACCGAGGCGTGGCCGCGGAGGCGGAGGTGAATCGCTTGATCGACGAGGCCCGGGAGGCCTCCCACTTTATCTCTCACATGATCGTCCAAGCGAAACTCAGCTCCTCTGGCGGCTACG TTGTTAAACCTACGAAAGAACATGCTGGAGCAACACTGGAGGTTCCCTCAGAAGAGTTCCTTTCTAAGTCTACCTAA